One part of the Mycobacteriales bacterium genome encodes these proteins:
- a CDS encoding prolyl oligopeptidase family serine peptidase, with the protein MTSTTTEPMWAARFRAARVTLPDWADDAPDRSVYASNASGVVEIYAWDRTADTHRQVTDRPNGTMIADIDPAGEQVWWFADTDGDEWGVWMTQPFRGGPDTPAVPDLGPSYPGGLEIGRSSVVVGRSTDDGSNVHLVHGGAPSTLYSHANDAHVGGLSRDETLVCIAHSEHGDSRHMALRVLRADGSGAVADLWDGPGKGLEPAGFAPVAGDQRFLAIHERRGRPELLVWDPVSGSQEEIALDLPGEVYADWYPDGTALLVGHDHAARSELYRYDLANRSLSRVHTPLGVVSGATARPDGAIEFAWSSSEAPPAIRDAGGAVVLEAPGATAPRSVPVEDAWIDGPGGPIHALIARPSDGPAPYATVFAIHGGPSAADVDAFRPRRAAFVDAGYCVVHVNYRGSTGYGSTWRDALEGRPGLTELDDIAAVRAWMIDQGVADADRCILEGGSWGGYLTLLGLGVEPKAWAAGLAAVPVADYVAAYEDEMEPLRAFDRAIFGGSPSEVPEVYERCSPITYVDAVRAPVLVLAGANDPRCPIRQIDNYLGRLNELGKPHEVYRFDAGHGSLVVDEQIRQMAAELDFVGRHVPARR; encoded by the coding sequence GTGACCAGCACTACGACTGAACCCATGTGGGCCGCCCGTTTCCGCGCCGCCCGCGTCACCCTTCCCGACTGGGCCGATGATGCGCCGGACCGGTCCGTGTATGCCTCGAACGCCAGCGGCGTGGTCGAGATCTACGCCTGGGACCGCACGGCCGACACCCATCGACAGGTCACCGACCGACCCAACGGGACGATGATCGCCGACATCGACCCGGCCGGGGAGCAGGTCTGGTGGTTCGCCGACACCGACGGCGACGAGTGGGGCGTATGGATGACGCAGCCGTTCCGCGGCGGCCCCGATACGCCGGCGGTGCCCGACCTCGGACCGTCCTACCCGGGCGGGCTCGAGATCGGCCGGTCGAGCGTCGTGGTGGGTCGGTCGACGGACGACGGCTCCAACGTGCACCTGGTGCACGGGGGCGCGCCCTCGACGTTGTACAGCCACGCCAACGACGCCCACGTCGGCGGACTGTCCCGGGACGAGACCCTCGTGTGCATCGCCCACTCCGAGCATGGCGACTCCCGGCACATGGCACTGCGGGTGCTGCGGGCGGACGGATCCGGGGCCGTCGCAGACCTCTGGGACGGACCGGGCAAGGGCCTGGAGCCGGCCGGCTTCGCGCCGGTGGCCGGCGATCAGCGGTTCCTCGCCATCCACGAACGCCGTGGTCGGCCGGAGCTCCTCGTCTGGGATCCGGTGTCGGGTAGCCAGGAGGAGATCGCCCTGGATCTGCCCGGCGAGGTCTACGCCGACTGGTACCCCGACGGCACCGCGCTGCTGGTCGGCCACGACCATGCCGCGCGCAGCGAGCTCTACCGGTACGACCTCGCGAACCGGTCACTGTCGCGGGTGCACACTCCGCTCGGCGTGGTGTCCGGCGCGACCGCGCGACCCGACGGGGCGATCGAATTCGCCTGGTCCTCCTCGGAAGCACCGCCCGCGATCCGTGACGCGGGTGGCGCTGTGGTGCTCGAGGCTCCCGGAGCGACTGCTCCCCGATCCGTCCCGGTCGAGGACGCCTGGATCGACGGCCCCGGCGGTCCGATCCACGCTCTCATCGCGCGACCGAGCGACGGTCCCGCGCCGTACGCCACGGTGTTCGCGATCCACGGCGGCCCGTCCGCCGCCGACGTCGACGCCTTCCGCCCGCGCCGGGCGGCCTTCGTCGACGCCGGTTACTGCGTCGTGCACGTGAACTACCGGGGCTCGACCGGCTACGGCTCGACGTGGCGCGACGCGCTCGAGGGGCGGCCGGGGCTCACCGAGCTCGACGACATCGCCGCCGTACGCGCCTGGATGATCGACCAGGGCGTCGCAGACGCCGATCGCTGCATCCTCGAAGGTGGCTCGTGGGGCGGCTATCTCACCCTGCTCGGCCTCGGCGTCGAGCCGAAGGCGTGGGCCGCCGGTCTTGCGGCCGTTCCGGTGGCCGACTACGTCGCGGCGTACGAGGACGAGATGGAGCCGCTGCGCGCCTTCGACCGCGCCATCTTCGGCGGCTCGCCGAGCGAAGTGCCCGAGGTCTACGAGCGCTGCTCGCCGATCACCTACGTCGATGCGGTGCGGGCGCCGGTGCTGGTGCTGGCCGGGGCAAACGACCCGCGCTGCCCGATCCGGCAGATCGACAACTACCTGGGCCGCCTGAACGAGCTCGGTAAGCCGCACGAGGTCTACCGGTTCGATGCCGGTCACGGCAGCCTGGTCGTCGACGAGCAGATCCGTCAGATGGCGGCCGAGCTCGACTTCGTCGGGCGACACGTGCCGGCGCGCCGCTAG
- a CDS encoding helix-turn-helix transcriptional regulator produces the protein MAEVANIDPSGLVRRVRRAADLSQRQLAALAGVSPACIARIETDAASVRVDLFQTLLAAAGLRLAVLDGDGKEVAPMRADGLRNGAGSRFPAYLDPEPLARRTWSYRSRYTRPKPVVVCDQRARRDARRRLDGTPDNHPGPEALRLPRLTPRPDRPMPDPCRCGPECERHCVAACDCQCEPASPDRLAGVSPARPRPALRSGPY, from the coding sequence ATGGCAGAGGTGGCGAACATCGACCCGTCCGGCCTGGTGCGTCGAGTCCGGCGGGCGGCCGACCTGAGCCAGCGGCAGCTTGCGGCGCTTGCCGGAGTCAGCCCGGCCTGCATCGCCAGGATCGAGACCGACGCCGCGTCAGTGCGCGTCGACCTGTTCCAGACGCTGCTTGCCGCCGCCGGTCTGCGCCTCGCGGTGCTCGACGGTGACGGTAAGGAGGTGGCGCCGATGCGGGCGGACGGGCTGCGCAACGGCGCCGGGAGCCGGTTCCCCGCCTATCTGGATCCGGAGCCGCTCGCCCGACGGACCTGGAGTTACCGGTCCCGGTACACCCGCCCGAAGCCGGTCGTCGTCTGCGATCAGCGCGCACGCCGGGATGCGCGTCGGAGGCTCGACGGGACACCGGACAACCACCCAGGACCCGAGGCACTCCGGCTGCCGCGACTGACTCCTCGCCCCGACCGCCCGATGCCGGATCCGTGCCGGTGCGGCCCGGAGTGTGAGCGGCACTGCGTCGCCGCATGCGATTGCCAGTGCGAACCCGCATCGCCGGACAGATTGGCGGGCGTCAGCCCAG